From Pan troglodytes isolate AG18354 chromosome 9, NHGRI_mPanTro3-v2.0_pri, whole genome shotgun sequence, the proteins below share one genomic window:
- the GATD1 gene encoding glutamine amidotransferase-like class 1 domain-containing protein 1 isoform X1, whose amino-acid sequence MASERLPSRPACLLVASGAAEGVSAQSFLHCFTMASTAFNLQVATPGGKAMEFVDVTESNARWVQDFRLKAYASPAKLESIDGARYHALLIPSCPGALTDLASSGSLARILQHFHSESKPICAVGHGVAALCCATNEDRSWVFHGYSLTGPSVCELVRAPGFARLPLVVEDFVKDSGACFSGQGLGQPQAGAEADSKRTEPPEEQRRAGEDFPIYQCVFIYP is encoded by the exons ATGGCGTCCGAACGGCTCCCTAGCAGGCCCGCCTGTCTGCTCGTGGCCAGCGGCGCCGCCGAAG GTGTGTCGGCCCAGTCCTTCCTCCACTGTTTCACGATGGCCAGCACCGCCTTCAACCTGCAGGTGGCCACCCCTGGG GGGAAAGCCATGGAATTTGTGGATGTGACTGAGAGCAATGCACGCTGGGTGCAAGACTTCCGCCTCAAGGCTTACGCCAGCCCCGCCAAGCTCGAGTCCATCGATG GTGCCCGGTACCATGCCCTCCTGATCCCCAGCTGTCCTGGGGCCCTGACCGACCTGGCCAGCAGTGGCTCCCTGGCCCGTATCCTGCAGCACTTCCACTCTGAGAGCA AACCCATCTGCGCCGTCGGCCACGGTGTCGCCGCCCTGTGCTGTGCCACCAACGAGGACAGATCCTGGGTGTTCCATGGCTACAGCCTGACAGGG CCCTCTGTGTGTGAGCTCGTCAGGGCCCCCGGCTTCGCCCGCCTGCCGCTCGTGGTGGAGGACTTCGTGAAGGATTCGGGCGCCTGCTTCAGTG GGCAGGGCTTGGGGCAGCCCCAGGCTGGGGCAGAGGCGGACAGCAAGAGGACAGAACCTCCAGAAGAACAGCGGAGGGCGGGTGAGGATTTCCCCATATACCAGTGTGTGTTCATCTACCCATGA
- the GATD1 gene encoding glutamine amidotransferase-like class 1 domain-containing protein 1 isoform X3 codes for MASERLPSRPACLLVASGAAEGVSAQSFLHCFTMASTAFNLQVATPGGKAMEFVDVTESNARWVQDFRLKAYASPAKLESIDGARYHALLIPSCPGALTDLASSGSLARILQHFHSESKPICAVGHGVAALCCATNEDRSWVFHGYSLTGPSVCELVRAPGFARLPLVVEDFVKDSGACFSASEPDAVHVVLDRHLVTGQNASSTVPAVQNLLFLCGSR; via the exons ATGGCGTCCGAACGGCTCCCTAGCAGGCCCGCCTGTCTGCTCGTGGCCAGCGGCGCCGCCGAAG GTGTGTCGGCCCAGTCCTTCCTCCACTGTTTCACGATGGCCAGCACCGCCTTCAACCTGCAGGTGGCCACCCCTGGG GGGAAAGCCATGGAATTTGTGGATGTGACTGAGAGCAATGCACGCTGGGTGCAAGACTTCCGCCTCAAGGCTTACGCCAGCCCCGCCAAGCTCGAGTCCATCGATG GTGCCCGGTACCATGCCCTCCTGATCCCCAGCTGTCCTGGGGCCCTGACCGACCTGGCCAGCAGTGGCTCCCTGGCCCGTATCCTGCAGCACTTCCACTCTGAGAGCA AACCCATCTGCGCCGTCGGCCACGGTGTCGCCGCCCTGTGCTGTGCCACCAACGAGGACAGATCCTGGGTGTTCCATGGCTACAGCCTGACAGGG CCCTCTGTGTGTGAGCTCGTCAGGGCCCCCGGCTTCGCCCGCCTGCCGCTCGTGGTGGAGGACTTCGTGAAGGATTCGGGCGCCTGCTTCAGTG CAAGCGAGCCTGACGCTGTCCACGTCGTGCTGGACCGCCACCTGGTCACGGGCCAGAATGCCAGCTCCACTGTCCCGGCCGTGCAGAACCTGCTCTTCCTCTGTGGCAGCCGGTGA
- the GATD1 gene encoding glutamine amidotransferase-like class 1 domain-containing protein 1 isoform X5 produces the protein MASERLPSRPACLLVASGAAEGVSAQSFLHCFTMASTAFNLQVATPGGKAMEFVDVTESNARWVQDFRLKAYASPAKLESIDEPICAVGHGVAALCCATNEDRSWVFHGYSLTGPSVCELVRAPGFARLPLVVEDFVKDSGACFSASEPDAVHVVLDRHLVTGQNASSTVPAVQNLLFLCGSRK, from the exons ATGGCGTCCGAACGGCTCCCTAGCAGGCCCGCCTGTCTGCTCGTGGCCAGCGGCGCCGCCGAAG GTGTGTCGGCCCAGTCCTTCCTCCACTGTTTCACGATGGCCAGCACCGCCTTCAACCTGCAGGTGGCCACCCCTGGG GGGAAAGCCATGGAATTTGTGGATGTGACTGAGAGCAATGCACGCTGGGTGCAAGACTTCCGCCTCAAGGCTTACGCCAGCCCCGCCAAGCTCGAGTCCATCGATG AACCCATCTGCGCCGTCGGCCACGGTGTCGCCGCCCTGTGCTGTGCCACCAACGAGGACAGATCCTGGGTGTTCCATGGCTACAGCCTGACAGGG CCCTCTGTGTGTGAGCTCGTCAGGGCCCCCGGCTTCGCCCGCCTGCCGCTCGTGGTGGAGGACTTCGTGAAGGATTCGGGCGCCTGCTTCAGTG CAAGCGAGCCTGACGCTGTCCACGTCGTGCTGGACCGCCACCTGGTCACGGGCCAGAATGCCAGCTCCACTGTCCCGGCCGTGCAGAACCTGCTCTTCCTCTGTGGCAGCCG GAAATGA
- the GATD1 gene encoding glutamine amidotransferase-like class 1 domain-containing protein 1 isoform X6, with translation MASERLPSRPACLLVASGAAEGVSAQSFLHCFTMASTAFNLQVATPGGKAMEFVDVTESNARWVQDFRLKAYASPAKLESIDEPICAVGHGVAALCCATNEDRSWVFHGYSLTGPSVCELVRAPGFARLPLVVEDFVKDSGACFSASEPDAVHVVLDRHLVTGQNASSTVPAVQNLLFLCGSR, from the exons ATGGCGTCCGAACGGCTCCCTAGCAGGCCCGCCTGTCTGCTCGTGGCCAGCGGCGCCGCCGAAG GTGTGTCGGCCCAGTCCTTCCTCCACTGTTTCACGATGGCCAGCACCGCCTTCAACCTGCAGGTGGCCACCCCTGGG GGGAAAGCCATGGAATTTGTGGATGTGACTGAGAGCAATGCACGCTGGGTGCAAGACTTCCGCCTCAAGGCTTACGCCAGCCCCGCCAAGCTCGAGTCCATCGATG AACCCATCTGCGCCGTCGGCCACGGTGTCGCCGCCCTGTGCTGTGCCACCAACGAGGACAGATCCTGGGTGTTCCATGGCTACAGCCTGACAGGG CCCTCTGTGTGTGAGCTCGTCAGGGCCCCCGGCTTCGCCCGCCTGCCGCTCGTGGTGGAGGACTTCGTGAAGGATTCGGGCGCCTGCTTCAGTG CAAGCGAGCCTGACGCTGTCCACGTCGTGCTGGACCGCCACCTGGTCACGGGCCAGAATGCCAGCTCCACTGTCCCGGCCGTGCAGAACCTGCTCTTCCTCTGTGGCAGCCGGTGA
- the GATD1 gene encoding glutamine amidotransferase-like class 1 domain-containing protein 1 isoform X2 — translation MASERLPSRPACLLVASGAAEGVSAQSFLHCFTMASTAFNLQVATPGGKAMEFVDVTESNARWVQDFRLKAYASPAKLESIDGARYHALLIPSCPGALTDLASSGSLARILQHFHSESKPICAVGHGVAALCCATNEDRSWVFHGYSLTGPSVCELVRAPGFARLPLVVEDFVKDSGACFSASEPDAVHVVLDRHLVTGQNASSTVPAVQNLLFLCGSRK, via the exons ATGGCGTCCGAACGGCTCCCTAGCAGGCCCGCCTGTCTGCTCGTGGCCAGCGGCGCCGCCGAAG GTGTGTCGGCCCAGTCCTTCCTCCACTGTTTCACGATGGCCAGCACCGCCTTCAACCTGCAGGTGGCCACCCCTGGG GGGAAAGCCATGGAATTTGTGGATGTGACTGAGAGCAATGCACGCTGGGTGCAAGACTTCCGCCTCAAGGCTTACGCCAGCCCCGCCAAGCTCGAGTCCATCGATG GTGCCCGGTACCATGCCCTCCTGATCCCCAGCTGTCCTGGGGCCCTGACCGACCTGGCCAGCAGTGGCTCCCTGGCCCGTATCCTGCAGCACTTCCACTCTGAGAGCA AACCCATCTGCGCCGTCGGCCACGGTGTCGCCGCCCTGTGCTGTGCCACCAACGAGGACAGATCCTGGGTGTTCCATGGCTACAGCCTGACAGGG CCCTCTGTGTGTGAGCTCGTCAGGGCCCCCGGCTTCGCCCGCCTGCCGCTCGTGGTGGAGGACTTCGTGAAGGATTCGGGCGCCTGCTTCAGTG CAAGCGAGCCTGACGCTGTCCACGTCGTGCTGGACCGCCACCTGGTCACGGGCCAGAATGCCAGCTCCACTGTCCCGGCCGTGCAGAACCTGCTCTTCCTCTGTGGCAGCCG GAAATGA
- the LOC104008371 gene encoding LOW QUALITY PROTEIN: uncharacterized protein LOC104008371 (The sequence of the model RefSeq protein was modified relative to this genomic sequence to represent the inferred CDS: inserted 3 bases in 2 codons; deleted 3 bases in 2 codons) has product MGRAPEVCSQQPSRVMPPGKGPRLGSNGVTDVGPWPHCGVFRVVPIGLPASPSHPSEPPSSAIVQLRVKSWRGAHRLPLDRGVRMHLTVSAPAAQGWGLSIRGSARAGGNSLEPGVLPLFGDQETXSVGGSQDMSLAVKRLCSVSCLQNLHVLESKDGWERGCSWRCLPFGAGPCHRTSHHPCCXWLVNSGHAEPFPCSLCTWYSSLRLSNS; this is encoded by the exons ATGGGCAGAGCACCTGAGGTCTGCAGTCAGCAGCCCAGT CGGGTGATGCCTCCTGGGAAGGGGCCCAGACTTGGGAGTAACGGCGTCACTGATGTGGGTCCCTGGCCCCACTGTGGGGTGTTCAGGGTTGTGCCTATTGGACTGCCCGCCTCACCATCCCACCCTAGTGAGCCTCCTTCCTCAGCCATTGTCCAGCTTCGTGTC AAGTCCTGGCGTGGGGCTCACCGCCTGCCCCTTGACCGTGGAGTTCGGATGCATCTCACAGTGAGTGCCCCAGCAGCGCAGGGTTGGGGGCTGAGCATCAGGGGCTCTGCTAGAGCAGGTGGCAATTCCCTGGAACCTGGGGTCTTGCCTTTGTTTGGAGACCAAGAGAC CAGTGTGGGAGGGTCACAGGACATGTCATTGGCAGTGAAAAGGTTGTGTTCCgtttcctgcctccagaactTGCACGTGCTGGAATCCAAGGATGGGTGGGAGAGGGGCTGTTCCTGGAGATGTCTGCCCTTCGGGGCTGGCCCATGCCACAGGACCTCCCATCACCCCTGCT CTTGGTTGGTGAATTCAGGGCATGCTGAGCCTTTCCCTTGCAGCCTTTGCACTTGGTACTCTTCCCTCCGCTTATCAAACTCCTAA
- the GATD1 gene encoding glutamine amidotransferase-like class 1 domain-containing protein 1 isoform X4: MASERLPSRPACLLVASGAAEGVSAQSFLHCFTMASTAFNLQVATPGGKAMEFVDVTESNARWVQDFRLKAYASPAKLESIDEPICAVGHGVAALCCATNEDRSWVFHGYSLTGPSVCELVRAPGFARLPLVVEDFVKDSGACFSGQGLGQPQAGAEADSKRTEPPEEQRRAGEDFPIYQCVFIYP, translated from the exons ATGGCGTCCGAACGGCTCCCTAGCAGGCCCGCCTGTCTGCTCGTGGCCAGCGGCGCCGCCGAAG GTGTGTCGGCCCAGTCCTTCCTCCACTGTTTCACGATGGCCAGCACCGCCTTCAACCTGCAGGTGGCCACCCCTGGG GGGAAAGCCATGGAATTTGTGGATGTGACTGAGAGCAATGCACGCTGGGTGCAAGACTTCCGCCTCAAGGCTTACGCCAGCCCCGCCAAGCTCGAGTCCATCGATG AACCCATCTGCGCCGTCGGCCACGGTGTCGCCGCCCTGTGCTGTGCCACCAACGAGGACAGATCCTGGGTGTTCCATGGCTACAGCCTGACAGGG CCCTCTGTGTGTGAGCTCGTCAGGGCCCCCGGCTTCGCCCGCCTGCCGCTCGTGGTGGAGGACTTCGTGAAGGATTCGGGCGCCTGCTTCAGTG GGCAGGGCTTGGGGCAGCCCCAGGCTGGGGCAGAGGCGGACAGCAAGAGGACAGAACCTCCAGAAGAACAGCGGAGGGCGGGTGAGGATTTCCCCATATACCAGTGTGTGTTCATCTACCCATGA